One part of the Salvelinus sp. IW2-2015 linkage group LG28, ASM291031v2, whole genome shotgun sequence genome encodes these proteins:
- the LOC111954313 gene encoding leucine-rich repeat transmembrane protein FLRT2, which translates to MEFHVRLWNKNWGSFLRFWLTVLLSLNLHFSRPAASCPEECRCDKTFVYCNERSLTSVPLGVTEGYKILYLHNNQINNAGFPWELHNVASVETVFLYGNQLDEFPLNLPKNIRVLHLQENNIQTISRAALAQLPRLEELHLDDNSISTVGVEEGAFREAVSLKLLFLTKNHLSSVPIGLPEDLKELRLDENRIAVIAEEAFQNVTRLQRLLLDGNLLTDEGVAPGTFQELSTLRELALARNSLTFPPPLLPTQSLVKLSLQDNQMDHIPVMAFSDLQRLERLDISNNQLQTLTQGVFDGLXSLRQLTVRNNPWRCDCTVKWVVVWLKSLPGSINVRGFMCQSPERVRGMAIRELTLDAIQCSGGTDLQPDLWPTLRSTPPHPQLPTTASTTFLTTAMTTSIPISTSSSYLTSPSLPPALPPHPAGPLPPYEDPLRISFHVVNASCIEVSWASYFTVTAYKVTWVKMGKSLMSDVSRERTLSGDRRKLSLTNLEPKSVYRICVYVLDTLNSYRPGEDTICSEARTKSSSSNSNNNKATGSEQAQQDAHSTLLLAGVIGGAVLVVLVILLSLFCWHMHKKSRSESSKWKYNRGRRKDDYCEAGTKKDNSILEMTETSFQIVSLNNEQLLKGDFRIQPIYTPNGGIGFRDCHLSDNSLAYCKSSNVPSTEFCHT; encoded by the coding sequence ATGGAGTTTCATGTCAGGCTGTGGAATAAAAATTGGGGGTCATTTCTGCGTTTCTGGTTGACAGTCCTCCTGAGCCTCAACTTGCACTTCAGCCGCCCCGCAGCCTCGTGCCCGGAGGAGTGCCGCTGCgacaaaacatttgtttactGCAACGARCGGAGCCTGACATCGGTACCTCTGGGGGTGACAGAGGGCTACAAGATCCTCTACCTCCACAATAACCAGATCAACAACGCTGGGTTCCCATGGGAACTACACAATGTGGCCTCCGTGGAGACTGTATTTCTCTACGGCAACCAGCTGGATGAGTTTCCTCTCAACCTGCCCAAGAACATCCGGGTGCTCCACCTGCAGGAGAACAACATCCAGACCATCTCCAGGGCTGCCTTGGCCCAGCTTCCCCGCCTAGAGGAGCTCCACCTGGATGATAACTCCATCTCTACcgtgggggtggaggagggggcgtTCCGGGAGGCCGTCAGCCTCAAGCTGCTCTTCCTCACCAAGAACCACCTGAGCAGTGTCCCCATTGGTCTTCCGGAGGACCTCAAGGAGCTGCGATTGGACGAGAACCGCATCGCCGTCATCGCTGAGGAAGCGTTTCAGAACGTGACGCGGCTCCAACGCCTACTGCTGGATGGGAACTTGTTGACGGACGAGGGCGTGGCCCCGGGGACGTTCCAGGAGCTGTCCACCCTCCGGGAGCTGGCGCTGGCTCGTAACTCTCTGACGTTCCCCCCACCMCTCCTCCCGACCCAGTCCCTGGTCAAGCTCAGCCTGCAGGATAATCAGATGGACCATATTCCAGTGATGGCCTTCTCTGACCTTCAGAGGCTCGAGAGACTGGATATATCCAACAACCAGTTGCAGACGCTGACACAGGGGGTCTTTGACGGCCTCRTCAGCCTCAGACAGCTCACCGTTCGGAACAACCCGTGGCGCTGTGACTGCACYGTCAAATGGGTGGTGGTGTGGCTCAAGTCGCTGCCAGGCTCCATCAACGTGCGCGGGTTCATGTGCCAGAGCCCTGAGAGGGTGCGCGGCATGGCAATCAGAGAACTCACCCTGGATGCTATCCAGTGCTCAGGCGGGACAGACCTCCAGCCCGACCTCTGGCCCACCCTGCGCTCTACGCCCCCACACCCCCAACTCCCCACCACCGCCTCCACCACCTTCCTTACCACCGCCATGACCACTTCCATCCCCATCTCCACATCTTCCTCCTACCTCACATCGCCCTCCCTTCCCCCTGCCCTGCCTCCCCACCCCGCTGGCCCACTGCCCCCATATGAGGACCCCCTACGGATATCCTTCCATGTGGTCAATGCCTCCTGCATCGAGGTAAGCTGGGCTTCCTACTTCACCGTCACAGCCTACAAGGTGACCTGGGTCAAGATGGGCAAGAGCCTAATGAGCGACGTCAGCCGCGAGAGGACGCTGAGTGGGGACAGGCGGAAGCTAAGCTTGACCAACCTGGAGCCCAAGTCAGTGTACCGGATCTGTGTGTACGTACTGGACACCCTCAACTCCTACCGSCCAGGCGAGGATACAATATGCTCCGAGGCCAGGACCAAGTCGTCCTCATCCAACTCCAATAACAACAAGGCCACAGGGTCAGAGCAAGCCCAACAGGACGCCCACTCCACCCTCCTTTTGGCCGGGGTGATCGGTGGGGCCGTCCTGGTCGTCCTGGTAATACTGCTGAGCCTGTTTTGTTGGCACATGCACAAGAAGAGCCGCTCGGAGTCGTCCAAGTGGAAATACAACCGGGGCAGGAGAAAAGACGACTACTGCGAGGCAGGKACCAAAAAGGATAACTCTATACTGGAAATGACTGAGACCAGCTTTCAGATAGTCTCGCTGAACAATGAGCAACTTTTGAAAGGGGATTTCAGGATTCAGCCCATCTACACACCCAACGGAGGCATCGGCTTCAGAGACTGCCACCTCAGTGACAATAGCTTAGCCTACTGCAAGAGCAGCAATGTTCCCAGCACCGAGTTCTGCCACACGTGA